A single window of Ammospiza caudacuta isolate bAmmCau1 chromosome Z, bAmmCau1.pri, whole genome shotgun sequence DNA harbors:
- the FAM151B gene encoding protein FAM151B: MLATFCLLIRNETNKDLESFGAPRVRVPAAAAACPRLRPVLPLRVQRHSGTPSLLGIAVTRSPPSPGPAPPGATAAGPNPRRGGPGPGHGERGAGAALRVPAGAWSEWPVDHFLRTGHIAARDGAAVRWFHAANSRARAAEAARSDVHMVEVDVILRGGDRDPILAHPPDTDSDITLQEWLAQMGSTNKGIKLDFKSLAAVGPSLELLGQVGQCLDRPVWLNGDVLPGPCGSRAPLDARAFLGAVTSSCPDATLSLGWTTGCHRGQGYEWPVVQEMWRLCQALSQPVTFAVRAALVPGSVPQLQWLLQQCHRYSLTVWTGKEDVYSVEDLLLIRENFDKSRVYYDIFEPQNSEFKKAIGIEQ, from the exons ATGCTTGCAACCTTCTGTCTTCTTATTCGTAATGAAACAAACAAAGATTTGGAAT CGTTCGGAGCCCCTCGTGTTCGTGTCCCggctgccgccgccgcctgTCCCCGCCTCAGGCCTGTGCTGCCGCTGAGGGTGCAGAGGCACAGCGGCACACCGTCCCTGCTCGGGATCGCTGTGACACGGTCCCCAccgagccccggcccggctccgcCCGGAGCGACGGCGGCGGGACCCAAcccccggcggggcgggcccgggccgggccATGGCGAGCGGGGCGCGGG GGCTGCCCTCCGTGTCCCCGCAGGCGCCTGGAGCGAGTGGCCCGTGGATCACTTCCTGCGCACCGGGCACATCGCGGCCAGGGACGGCGCCGCCGTGCGCTGGTTCCACGCCGCCAACAGCCGGGCCCGGGCCGCGGAGGCCGCGCGAA GCGATGTGCACATGGTGGAGGTGGATGTTATCCtccggggaggggacagggaccccatCCTGGCCCATCCCCCGGACACCGACAGCGACATCACCCTGCAGGAGTGGCTGGCACAGATGGGCAGCACCAACAAAGGCATCAAGCTCGACTTTAAGAG cctgGCCGCCGTGGGtccctccctggagctgctggggcaggtgggGCAGTGCCTGGACAGACCCGTGTGGCTCAACGGGGACGTCCTGCCGGGGCCCTGCGGGAGCCGCGCGCCGCTGGACGCCCGCGCCTTCCTGGGCGCCGTCACCTCCTCGTGCCCCGatgccaccctgtccctgggctggacCACGGGCTGCCACCGAGGCCAAG gctaCGAGTGGCCCGTGGTGCAGGAGATGTGGCGCCTGTGCCAGGCGCTGTCCCAGCCGGTGACGTTCGCGGTCAGGGCTGCGCTGGTGCCCGGCTCCGTCCCGcagctgcagtggctgctgcagcagtgccacag GTACAGCCTCACTGTTTGGACAGGAAAGGAGGATGTGTATTCTGTAGAAGACTTGCTTCTCATCCGAGAAAATTTTGATAAAAGTAGGGTTTATTATGACATTTTTGAGCCACAAAATTCTGAATTCAAAAAAGCCATTGGAATAGAACAGTAG
- the ANKRD34B gene encoding ankyrin repeat domain-containing protein 34B: protein MEAADVPPEGYSLIKAVYQRRLRLTRLLIDGGAYINESNSRGETPLMVACMTPHADLQSASKARMVKYLLDNKADPNIQDKSGKTALMHACLEKAGPEVVSLLLLSGADPSLPDHSNCSALVYAINAADRDTLELLLKACKARGKEVIIITTDKSASGRQKTKQYLNVPPPDLEECASPADCTSPSEIEPDEGPEDPFSFKELYGGQQGDSSSERVPLMTKSSSAPARFKLTQVLQCDPWLKCCPAVFQQRKLASPQELQNISPMEELSCKVGGLDLCKSVASSHESRDRKDTAQVLRASDQTMSRKALRDAINYQPPFVEEKHNPSEIPMGMDASLGQISLLSNLGSIIKKGSGEANYNISGSQLTNSLIPAADTKGSKSPKGNREILSTYQTLLPSPRRGLEMPPLSPRGRNQAALEEEASGASVLDPTRPGFLPPLNVSPRPPVPELTVINTVSGMISYGQTHSAPPGSAFPKGTKETNLMRRRPYEQITV from the coding sequence atgGAGGCAGCGGACGTGCCGCCCGAGGGCTACTCGCTGATCAAGGCCGTGTACCAGCGGCGGCTGCGGCTGACACGGCTGCTCATCGACGGCGGCGCCTACATCAATGAGAGCAACAGCCGCGGCGAGACCCCGCTCATGGTGGCCTGCATGACCCCGCACGCCGACCTGCAGAGCGCCAGCAAGGCCAGGATGGTCAAGTACCTGCTGGACAACAAGGCTGACCCCAACATCCAGGACAAGTCGGGCAAGACGGCGCTGATGCACGCctgcctggagaaggcaggCCCCGAGGTGGtgtcgctgctgctgctgagcggCGCTGACCCCAGCCTGCCGGACCACTCCAACTGCTCCGCACTGGTGTACGCCATCAACGCTGCCGACAGAGacaccctggagctgctgctgaaggccTGCAAGGCGCGAGGCAAAGAGgtcatcatcatcaccaccGACAAGTCTGCCTCGGGCAGGCAGAAGACAAAACAGTACCTGAACGTGCCTCCTCCAGACCTCGAGGAATGCGCTTCTCCAGCCGACTGCACCTCCCCGTCAGAGATAGAACCAGATGAGGGTCCAGAAGACCCATTCAGCTTTAAAGAGCTGTATGGTGGGCAGCAGGGGGACAGCTCCTCTGAAAGAGTGCCACTGATGACCAAATCCAGCTCCGCACCAGCACGGTTCAAGCTGACACAGGTGCTGCAGTGTGATCCGTGGCTAAAGTGCTGCCCAGCAGTGTTCCAGCAGAGGAAACTTGCTTCTCCACAAGAACTCCAGAATATCAGTCCCATGGAAGAGCTCTCCTGTAAAGTCGGTGGCCTTGACTTATGCAAGAGTGTCGCCTCCAGTCATGAAAGTAGAGACAGGAAGGACACTGCTCAGGTACTGAGAGCCTCTGATCAAACCATGTCAAGGAAAGCACTACGTGATGCAATAAACTATCAGCCTCCTTTTGTTGAAGAGAAACACAACCCCAGTGAGATTCCCATGGGCATGGATGCCAGTTTGGGACAAATCAGCTTACTTTCAAACCTTGGCAGTATTATCAAGAAAGGAAGTGGAGAAGCAAATTACAACATCTCCGGTTCTCAGTTAACCAACAGTCTAATTCCTGCTGCTGATACCAAAGGTAGTAAGTCACCAAAAGGAAATAGAGAGATTCTTTCTACGTACCAGACTTTGTTACCGAGTCCAAGAAGAGGTCTAGAGATGCCTCCTCTTTCCCCAAGAGGCAGAAATCAGGCTGCTCTAGAGGAAGAGGCCTCAGGAGCCTCAGTGCTGGATCCGACGAGGCCAGGTTTTCTGCCTCCACTGAATGTGAGCCCCCGCCCCCCGGTCCCAGAGCTCACTGTCATAAACACAGTGTCTGGAATGATTTCCTATGGACAAACTCACTCAGCCCCCCCAGGATCTGCTTTCCCTAAGGGGACCAAAGAGACAAATCTGATGCGGAGGAGGCCCTATGAGCAGATCACAGTCTGA